The proteins below come from a single Etheostoma spectabile isolate EspeVRDwgs_2016 chromosome 4, UIUC_Espe_1.0, whole genome shotgun sequence genomic window:
- the LOC116688617 gene encoding trace amine-associated receptor 7e-like, translating into MEVEDGAELCFPQLLNTSCMKPLSPWPQTVTVMLYSISQITVALNLLIIISISHFRQLHTPTNXXXXSLAVSDFLVGLLLMPLEVLRKTSCWFLGDYVCSVYTLISVNIPSSSIGIMVLISVDRYVAICDPLHYTTKVTARRVKLCVCLCWFCSISYSLLYLKDVPTQPGRYQSCYGACVXXXXPFSLTVDLVLSFIVPVTVIIALYLRIFAVAVSQARAXXXXITAVTLQLSVTPKAKKSELKAARNLGVLIVVFLIFFCPYYAVSLAGESFVNASSASYVLFVFYCNSGLNPVIYAFLYPWFRKAVKLIVTLQILQPGSCETNML; encoded by the exons ATGGAGGTTGAGGACGGAGCCGAGCTCTGCTTTCCACAGCTGCTGAACACCTCCTGCATGAAGCCCTTGTCTCCTTGGCCCCAAACAGTTACCGTTATGCTGTACTCCATCTCTCAGATCACCGTGGCTCTCAACCTGCTCATCATCATCTCAATCTCCCACTTCAG gCAGCtccacacacccaccaacaNNNNNNNNNNCTCTCTGGCTGTCTCAGACTTTCTAGTGGGCCTCCTGCTGATGCCTCTAGAAGTTCTCCGAAAAACATCTTGCTGGTTTCTTGGTGACTATGTGTGTTCTGTGTATACTCTTATTTCAGTCAACATTCCCTCCTCCTCAATAGGTATCATGGTGCTCATATCAGTTGACCGTTATGTGGCTATATGTGACCCTCTGCATTACACCACTAAAGTCACTGCGAGGAGAGTTAaactctgtgtttgtctgtgttggtTCTGTTCCATTTCCTACAGCCTCCTTTATTTAAAGGATGTCCCAACTCAACCAGGGAGGTATCAATCCTGTTACGGAGCATGTGTGNNNNNNNNNNACCCTTTCTCATTGACTGTTgatcttgttttgtcctttaTTGTTCCAGTTACTGTCATCATAGCTCTGTATCTGAGAATATTTGCCGTGGCTGTGTCTCAGGCTCGTGCCANNNNNNNNNNCATTACAGCTGTCACACTCCAGCTGTCAGTGACTCCAAAGGCAAAGAAATCGGAGCTGAAAGCAGCCAGGAATCTTGGTGTTCTTATAgttgtgtttctaatatttttctGCCCATATTACGCTGTCTCTCTTGCAGGTGAAAGCTTTGTCAATGCTTCATCTGCTTCCTATGTTCTCTTTGTGTTCTATTGTAACTCTGGCCTAAACCCTGTGATCTATGCCTTCCTTTACCCCTGGTTTAGAAAAGCAGTTAAACTCATAGTTACTCTCCAGATACTGCAGCCTGGCTCCTGTGAGACCAACATGCTGTAG